A single window of Halobacterium jilantaiense DNA harbors:
- a CDS encoding methyl-accepting chemotaxis protein, protein MSVGLLDTTGADGVIWEEMTEQLFEEYPEPLFIVDNDGEIRLWNDAVVEMTGLPAEQAVGTPAIEVFGTEDEEETLADTVARRGEPIRESEIRTAEMASGTHHAQASATPLRGPDGVVGAVEVLTQVTSVVEQRERVERAQETLGNEVEATVSELSEASEDVADSSQLINELATQQADRIEEVAEDVSQLSATVEEVAASAEEVRQRSEDARERAEQSLEAAERVLDAVEAFATAGDTVAENTSSLREHLEEIDQLVDVITDIADQTNMLALNANIEAARAGEDGSGFAVVADEVKDLAEQSRSQVADIEALVADIEADSEETAESVADAIDEVDAAREAAERLVENQTAIVEAITETTDGIAEIAAATDEQATTAEQIANAVDGVVDRADEIADETSTVAAANQEQTAMLADIEESISEAERALDDE, encoded by the coding sequence ATGTCAGTGGGGTTGCTCGACACCACGGGGGCCGACGGAGTAATCTGGGAAGAGATGACCGAGCAGTTGTTCGAAGAGTACCCCGAACCGCTGTTCATCGTCGACAACGACGGGGAGATACGGCTCTGGAACGACGCGGTCGTCGAGATGACGGGGCTGCCGGCCGAGCAGGCCGTCGGCACGCCCGCAATCGAGGTGTTCGGCACCGAAGACGAAGAGGAGACGCTCGCGGACACGGTCGCCCGGCGCGGCGAACCGATTCGAGAGAGCGAGATTCGGACGGCGGAGATGGCGTCCGGGACGCACCACGCGCAGGCGTCCGCCACGCCGCTTCGCGGCCCGGACGGCGTCGTCGGCGCGGTCGAAGTGCTGACACAGGTGACGAGCGTGGTCGAGCAACGCGAGCGCGTCGAGCGCGCCCAGGAGACCCTCGGTAACGAAGTCGAGGCGACCGTCTCCGAACTCTCGGAGGCCAGCGAGGACGTCGCGGACTCCAGCCAGCTCATCAACGAGCTCGCCACCCAGCAGGCCGACCGCATCGAGGAGGTCGCCGAGGACGTCTCACAGCTGTCGGCGACGGTCGAGGAGGTCGCGGCGAGCGCCGAAGAGGTGCGCCAGCGCAGCGAGGACGCCCGGGAACGCGCCGAGCAGTCCCTGGAGGCAGCCGAGCGCGTCCTCGACGCCGTCGAGGCGTTCGCGACGGCCGGCGACACGGTCGCCGAGAACACGTCGTCGCTGCGCGAACACCTCGAGGAAATCGACCAGCTCGTGGACGTCATCACGGACATCGCCGACCAGACGAACATGCTCGCGCTGAACGCGAACATCGAGGCGGCGCGGGCGGGCGAGGACGGCAGCGGGTTCGCCGTCGTCGCCGACGAGGTCAAGGACCTCGCCGAGCAGTCCCGCAGCCAGGTGGCGGACATCGAAGCGCTGGTCGCGGACATCGAAGCGGACAGCGAGGAGACCGCGGAGAGCGTCGCGGACGCCATCGACGAGGTCGACGCGGCCCGGGAAGCCGCCGAACGCCTCGTGGAGAATCAGACCGCCATCGTGGAGGCGATCACGGAGACGACCGACGGCATCGCCGAAATCGCGGCGGCGACCGACGAGCAGGCGACGACCGCCGAACAGATTGCGAACGCGGTCGACGGCGTCGTCGACCGGGCCGACGAAATCGCCGACGAGACGTCGACCGTCGCGGCCGCGAACCAGGAGCAGACGGCGATGCTCGCTGACATCGAGGAGTCGATCAGCGAGGCCGAGCGCGCGCTCGACGACGAGTAG
- the hisD gene encoding histidinol dehydrogenase: MDYEAVADLGPDRRRALFERDAGVDAVRSDVRDIVDRVRTEGDVALREFASEFDGVEVGNLDVTDQTERAYEAIDDDVRAAIEDAAENIREFHEAQLPEDWREQFGEGRASDANATSEEHGSSGRRELGRRFRPVERVGVYAPGGTATYPSSVLMGVIPAVVAGVEQVAVATPPAEELSPVTLAAAHVAGADRVYQAGGAQAVGAFAYGTETVDSVQKVVGPGNKWVTAAKAEVRGDVDIDFLAGPSELLVLADETADPGFVAADLLAQAEHDPNASVVAVTDDEATAAAITDEVEDRIDDRDRADTIRSALGSDASGVFLARSMSEAVVVAEEYAAEHLSIQADDDEALLDRIDSAGSVFLGGYAPVAAGDYATGTNHVLPTNGLAKLTGGLSVDTFLRSTTVQRLDRDGLAALRETVTTLADAEGLEGHAASVDARFEDE, encoded by the coding sequence ATGGATTACGAAGCCGTGGCCGACCTCGGTCCGGACCGCCGGCGGGCGCTGTTCGAGCGGGACGCCGGCGTCGACGCCGTCCGGTCGGACGTGCGAGACATCGTCGACCGGGTGCGGACGGAGGGCGACGTGGCGCTCCGGGAGTTCGCCAGCGAGTTCGACGGCGTCGAAGTGGGGAACCTCGACGTCACGGACCAGACGGAGCGCGCGTACGAGGCCATCGACGACGACGTGCGGGCCGCCATCGAGGACGCCGCCGAGAACATCCGCGAGTTCCACGAGGCCCAGCTCCCCGAGGACTGGCGCGAGCAGTTCGGGGAGGGTCGCGCGAGCGACGCGAACGCGACGTCGGAGGAGCACGGCTCCTCCGGAAGGAGGGAGCTCGGTCGTCGGTTCCGGCCGGTCGAGCGCGTCGGCGTCTACGCCCCGGGCGGCACCGCGACCTACCCGTCGTCGGTGCTGATGGGCGTGATTCCGGCGGTCGTGGCGGGCGTCGAACAGGTGGCGGTGGCGACGCCGCCGGCGGAGGAACTGAGCCCGGTGACGCTCGCGGCAGCCCACGTCGCGGGCGCTGACCGGGTCTATCAGGCCGGGGGCGCACAGGCAGTCGGTGCGTTCGCCTACGGGACGGAGACCGTCGACAGCGTGCAGAAGGTCGTCGGCCCGGGCAACAAGTGGGTGACCGCGGCGAAGGCCGAGGTCCGGGGCGACGTGGACATCGACTTCCTCGCCGGTCCCTCCGAGTTGCTGGTGCTCGCCGACGAGACGGCCGACCCGGGGTTCGTGGCGGCCGACCTGCTCGCACAGGCCGAACACGACCCGAATGCGAGCGTCGTCGCCGTCACGGACGACGAGGCCACGGCCGCGGCCATCACCGACGAGGTCGAGGATAGAATCGACGACCGCGACCGGGCGGACACTATCCGTTCGGCGCTGGGCAGCGACGCGAGCGGCGTGTTCCTCGCGCGCTCGATGAGCGAGGCAGTGGTGGTCGCCGAGGAGTACGCGGCCGAACACCTCTCCATTCAGGCCGACGACGACGAGGCCTTGCTGGACAGAATCGACAGCGCGGGCTCGGTGTTCCTCGGCGGCTACGCGCCCGTTGCGGCCGGCGACTACGCCACGGGGACGAACCACGTGCTGCCGACGAACGGGCTGGCGAAGCTGACCGGCGGCCTCAGCGTCGACACCTTCCTGCGGTCGACGACCGTCCAGCGCCTCGACCGTGACGGCCTCGCGGCCCTCCGGGAGACGGTGACGACGCTCGCCGACGCCGAGGGCCTAGAGGGTCACGCCGCCAGCGTCGATGCGCGGTTCGAGGACGAGTAA
- a CDS encoding PQQ-binding-like beta-propeller repeat protein — translation MSSLQRRGFLAACASAVAAGCLGSPPDFDPDAADAWPMQRADPGGTNGTDAPGPRTEPEVAWTTEVSGMGAQPDPVVHGDRLYHGAFDRFYALDPETGEMHWELSEHGSWLQPALAAAPAYGDVMPVVATRSGYAAISATGGFDTPGRQRDFETRWKRTTVEDPGGRLALTVTRPAPPVVAEGTLYAATEDAVVALDAATGTTEWTTRLPGANRERVAVAAGRVFVSSYARAADGGLVALDADSGERLWGVPETDVYVLPPTATEDAVFFHDRDALYAYDAASGDELWRVDDFGGIDDSRTPLAVGGGRVVAVGEREREREVVAFDGDSGERLWRVPGGTHETPPVVTGDTIYVPEDAGVRALDAATGDELWTRGDGDVRGLAVVGTRAYAVTATGTLYALEGSA, via the coding sequence ATGTCGTCCCTCCAGCGCCGCGGCTTCCTCGCGGCTTGCGCGAGCGCCGTCGCCGCCGGCTGTCTCGGGTCCCCGCCCGACTTCGACCCGGACGCGGCGGACGCGTGGCCGATGCAGCGCGCCGACCCCGGCGGCACGAACGGTACCGACGCGCCCGGTCCACGAACCGAACCGGAAGTGGCGTGGACAACCGAAGTCTCGGGGATGGGAGCCCAGCCCGACCCCGTCGTCCACGGCGACCGACTCTACCACGGCGCGTTCGACCGCTTCTACGCGCTCGACCCCGAGACGGGCGAGATGCACTGGGAACTCAGTGAGCACGGGTCGTGGCTCCAGCCCGCGCTCGCCGCCGCGCCCGCGTACGGCGACGTGATGCCCGTCGTCGCCACGCGGTCGGGCTACGCGGCGATTTCGGCGACCGGCGGCTTCGACACGCCCGGCCGCCAGCGCGACTTCGAGACGCGCTGGAAGCGCACCACCGTCGAGGACCCCGGCGGGAGACTGGCGCTCACTGTCACGCGTCCGGCGCCACCGGTCGTCGCAGAGGGCACGCTGTACGCCGCCACCGAGGATGCCGTCGTCGCACTCGACGCGGCGACGGGGACGACCGAGTGGACGACTCGGCTCCCGGGCGCGAACCGCGAGCGCGTCGCCGTCGCCGCCGGACGCGTGTTCGTCTCGTCGTACGCGCGGGCCGCCGACGGCGGCCTCGTCGCGCTCGACGCCGACTCCGGCGAGCGCCTGTGGGGCGTCCCGGAGACCGACGTGTACGTGCTGCCGCCGACCGCCACCGAGGACGCGGTGTTCTTCCACGACCGCGACGCGCTGTACGCGTACGACGCGGCGAGCGGCGATGAGCTGTGGCGGGTCGACGACTTCGGCGGTATCGACGACAGCCGCACGCCGCTCGCGGTGGGCGGCGGGCGCGTTGTCGCCGTGGGCGAACGCGAACGCGAGCGCGAAGTCGTCGCGTTCGACGGCGACTCGGGCGAGCGCCTGTGGCGTGTTCCCGGCGGAACCCACGAGACGCCGCCCGTCGTCACCGGGGACACCATCTACGTGCCCGAAGACGCGGGCGTCCGAGCGCTCGACGCCGCGACTGGCGACGAACTGTGGACGCGAGGCGACGGCGACGTGCGGGGCCTCGCCGTCGTCGGAACGCGAGCGTACGCCGTGACTGCGACCGGGACGCTGTACGCACTGGAGGGGTCGGCGTGA
- a CDS encoding dodecin, whose protein sequence is MVFKKVRLIGTSDESFDAAADDAIDRAQDTLQNVKWAEVVEQGVELAAADGRQYQCEVEVAFELEGPQ, encoded by the coding sequence ATGGTATTCAAGAAGGTGCGGCTCATCGGCACCAGCGACGAGAGCTTCGACGCCGCCGCGGACGACGCAATCGACCGCGCGCAGGACACACTGCAGAACGTGAAGTGGGCGGAAGTTGTCGAACAGGGCGTCGAGCTCGCGGCCGCAGACGGCCGACAGTACCAGTGCGAGGTGGAGGTCGCGTTCGAGCTCGAAGGCCCCCAGTAG
- a CDS encoding metal-dependent hydrolase: MFVGHATAAFGAVALLALFAGVSRRRAAALAVTAGLFAAVPDVDMAYALVGLVGVDPTQPLSAANSFWGASTVVHRGVTHSLAVALPAAAAFALAPTRRRTAAGVLAALVAVVFAVSGPVAAAVAALFAAFGWMFARFGHAVGVRGRSLLAVAAVGLASHPFGDLLTGEPPALLYPLDVVVFGDTVVLSADPTLHLLGAFGVELAAIWLGVLGALAIADLQVREFVDYRAAAGAAYALAVVAVPAPTLDTSYQFVFSVLAVGTVGVTPKPTAPRTLPGLPSAAITGLAAVTVAGVAYAVAYAAGVA; this comes from the coding sequence ATGTTCGTCGGACACGCCACGGCCGCCTTCGGCGCAGTGGCACTGCTCGCCCTGTTCGCCGGCGTGTCCAGACGGCGGGCCGCCGCGCTCGCGGTGACCGCCGGCCTGTTCGCCGCGGTTCCCGACGTCGACATGGCGTACGCCCTCGTGGGGCTCGTCGGCGTCGACCCGACCCAACCGCTCTCGGCCGCCAACTCGTTCTGGGGCGCGTCCACGGTCGTCCACCGGGGCGTCACGCACTCGCTGGCCGTGGCGCTGCCCGCGGCCGCCGCGTTCGCGCTCGCGCCCACCCGCCGCCGGACGGCAGCCGGCGTCCTCGCGGCGCTCGTCGCCGTCGTGTTCGCCGTCTCCGGGCCGGTCGCAGCCGCCGTCGCCGCGCTGTTCGCGGCGTTCGGCTGGATGTTCGCCCGCTTCGGGCACGCCGTCGGCGTGCGCGGCCGCAGCCTGCTCGCCGTCGCTGCGGTCGGGCTCGCCAGCCACCCCTTCGGGGACCTGCTCACCGGCGAACCGCCCGCGCTCCTCTACCCCCTCGACGTGGTCGTCTTCGGGGACACCGTGGTGCTGTCAGCCGACCCGACGCTCCACCTCCTCGGCGCGTTCGGCGTCGAACTCGCCGCCATCTGGCTCGGCGTCCTCGGTGCGCTCGCAATCGCGGACCTCCAGGTCCGGGAGTTCGTCGACTACCGGGCGGCCGCCGGCGCGGCGTACGCACTCGCCGTCGTCGCCGTCCCCGCGCCCACCCTCGACACCTCCTACCAGTTCGTGTTCAGCGTGCTCGCCGTCGGCACCGTCGGCGTCACGCCGAAGCCGACTGCGCCACGGACGCTCCCGGGGCTGCCGAGCGCGGCAATCACCGGGCTCGCCGCAGTCACCGTCGCTGGCGTCGCGTACGCCGTCGCCTACGCCGCCGGCGTCGCCTGA
- a CDS encoding mechanosensitive ion channel domain-containing protein encodes MAIQTSAVVEEAFAEFVDSVTGAVPNVLAGVVFLVLAAVTVRVLVTVVRAVLRRTFADQPVYVQLGSTLASIALWFGVLLAFLSAVGLPEIAAALGTASGFLALGVSYALSGMLADAVAGLYLLRDPDFNPGDQVTTGDVTGTVTAIELRKTRFDVDGDTVVRANADVEKKWTKRAE; translated from the coding sequence ATGGCAATCCAGACCTCGGCCGTCGTCGAGGAGGCGTTCGCGGAGTTCGTCGACAGCGTCACGGGCGCGGTCCCGAACGTCCTCGCCGGCGTCGTCTTCCTCGTCCTCGCGGCCGTCACCGTGCGCGTCCTCGTGACCGTCGTGCGCGCGGTGCTCCGTCGGACGTTCGCCGACCAGCCGGTCTACGTCCAGCTCGGGTCGACGCTGGCCTCCATCGCGCTCTGGTTCGGCGTGCTGCTGGCGTTCCTCTCGGCGGTCGGCCTCCCCGAAATCGCGGCGGCGCTCGGCACCGCGTCTGGCTTCCTCGCGCTCGGCGTCTCGTACGCGCTCTCCGGGATGCTGGCGGACGCCGTCGCCGGCCTCTACCTCCTCCGCGACCCCGACTTCAACCCCGGCGACCAGGTGACGACGGGCGACGTCACCGGCACCGTGACGGCCATCGAACTCCGGAAGACGCGCTTCGACGTGGACGGCGACACAGTCGTGCGAGCGAACGCCGACGTGGAGAAGAAGTGGACGAAGCGGGCCGAGTAG
- a CDS encoding lamin tail domain-containing protein, which translates to MAVFVAALLVTSAGVATAGVAADSPSNVSITDSVTVTVTSVTDGDTVDVEYQNGSTDTVRLLGVDTPEVNGENTPSEYEGVPDTQAGSECLASAGDDASQYTTSALAGETVTLKFDSEADRRGDYGRLLAYVYADGENVNRDLVETGNARVYDSAFSKSETFYDAEADAQDAGDGLWTCQSPDDGGDGETDAVSIDWVYAEADALNDERVKLTNDGDSAVDMSGFVLSDAADHEYAFPDGFTLDPGASVWVHSGSGTDDADDRYAAFGSEVWNDDGDTATLTDADGDTVDERSY; encoded by the coding sequence GTGGCAGTCTTCGTAGCAGCGCTCCTCGTAACCAGCGCCGGCGTGGCGACCGCCGGGGTCGCGGCCGACTCGCCGTCGAACGTGAGCATCACGGACTCGGTGACAGTCACCGTCACGTCCGTGACCGACGGCGACACTGTCGACGTCGAGTACCAGAACGGCAGCACCGACACCGTGCGCCTGCTCGGCGTCGACACGCCCGAGGTGAACGGCGAGAACACGCCCAGCGAGTACGAGGGCGTGCCGGACACGCAGGCCGGTTCGGAGTGTCTCGCGTCCGCCGGCGACGACGCGAGCCAGTACACCACGTCGGCGCTCGCCGGCGAGACGGTGACACTGAAATTCGACAGCGAAGCCGACCGCCGCGGCGACTACGGCCGCCTGCTCGCGTACGTCTACGCGGACGGCGAGAACGTCAACCGCGACCTCGTGGAGACCGGGAACGCCCGCGTCTACGACTCCGCGTTCTCGAAGAGCGAGACGTTCTACGACGCCGAGGCCGACGCTCAGGACGCCGGCGACGGCCTCTGGACGTGCCAGAGCCCGGACGACGGCGGCGACGGCGAGACGGACGCGGTGTCCATCGACTGGGTGTACGCCGAGGCCGACGCCCTCAACGACGAGCGCGTGAAACTCACGAACGACGGCGACAGCGCCGTGGACATGTCCGGCTTCGTGCTCTCGGACGCGGCCGACCACGAGTACGCCTTCCCGGACGGCTTCACCCTCGACCCCGGCGCGTCGGTCTGGGTGCACTCCGGCAGCGGGACCGACGACGCCGACGACCGCTACGCGGCCTTCGGCTCGGAGGTCTGGAACGACGACGGCGACACTGCGACGCTGACTGACGCGGACGGTGACACCGTCGACGAGCGCTCGTACTGA
- a CDS encoding pyridoxal-phosphate-dependent aminotransferase family protein → MQETPDVGELSPPQRTLMGPGPSPVHPRVLKAMSTPLVGHLDPSFVEIMDETQELLRYAFQTDNQWTIPVSGTGSAAMEAAIGNLVEPGDTFLAPTNGYFGDRMAEMARRAGGDVVRVGAPWGEPLDPDDVADACEEFDPDVFGFVHAETSTGAKQTNVPAITAAAHEHDALVVADTVTSLGGVELRVDDWNIDAAYSGPQKCLSCPPGASPLTLNDRAMDKVLDRDAPARSWYLDLSLLEGYWGDERAYHHTAPISNVYALREALRLVAEEGIEERWARHERVAGALKAGVEAMGLGLNPEPDYWLPSLNAVRVPDGVDDGAVIDYVLEHYDLEIASGLGDLEGDIFRIGCMGHGARPENVTLVLAALADAFDALGADVDGAAGMAAAREQLR, encoded by the coding sequence ATGCAGGAGACCCCAGACGTCGGAGAGCTGTCGCCCCCGCAGCGAACGCTGATGGGGCCGGGTCCGAGCCCGGTCCACCCGCGCGTGCTGAAGGCGATGAGCACGCCGCTGGTCGGCCACCTGGACCCGTCGTTCGTGGAGATCATGGACGAGACCCAGGAGCTGCTGCGGTACGCCTTCCAGACCGACAACCAGTGGACGATTCCGGTCTCGGGCACCGGGTCGGCCGCGATGGAGGCGGCCATCGGGAACCTCGTCGAGCCCGGTGACACCTTCCTCGCGCCGACGAACGGCTACTTCGGCGACCGGATGGCGGAGATGGCGCGCCGGGCCGGCGGCGACGTGGTGCGCGTCGGCGCGCCCTGGGGCGAGCCGCTGGACCCCGACGACGTGGCCGACGCCTGCGAGGAGTTCGACCCGGACGTCTTCGGGTTCGTGCACGCGGAGACCTCCACGGGCGCGAAGCAGACGAACGTCCCCGCCATCACGGCAGCCGCCCATGAACACGACGCGCTCGTCGTCGCAGACACCGTCACGAGCCTCGGCGGCGTGGAGCTCCGGGTCGACGACTGGAACATCGACGCGGCGTACTCCGGCCCGCAGAAGTGTCTCTCCTGTCCGCCGGGCGCGAGCCCGCTGACGCTGAACGACCGCGCGATGGACAAGGTGCTCGACCGCGACGCGCCGGCTCGCTCGTGGTACCTCGACCTCTCGCTGCTGGAGGGCTACTGGGGCGACGAGCGCGCGTACCACCACACCGCACCCATCTCGAACGTGTACGCGCTCCGGGAGGCGCTGCGGCTCGTCGCGGAGGAAGGCATCGAGGAGCGCTGGGCGCGCCACGAGCGCGTCGCCGGCGCGCTGAAGGCGGGCGTCGAGGCGATGGGACTCGGGCTGAACCCCGAGCCGGACTACTGGCTGCCGAGCCTGAACGCCGTTCGCGTCCCCGACGGCGTCGACGACGGCGCGGTTATCGACTACGTGCTGGAGCACTACGACCTCGAAATCGCGTCGGGGCTCGGCGACTTGGAGGGCGACATCTTCCGCATCGGCTGCATGGGCCACGGCGCGCGACCGGAGAACGTCACGCTCGTGCTCGCCGCGCTGGCCGACGCGTTCGACGCGCTCGGCGCGGACGTGGACGGCGCGGCCGGGATGGCGGCGGCTCGCGAACAGCTGCGGTAG
- a CDS encoding DUF7116 family protein — protein sequence MGTVTTPPDEQARSIFDDLGYSLAGDGAEFSATRDWKEIRVRAVTDDVDEATHDGGYRCFVTWADQAPALERELERLDPPCEWAVLGVEEDGDYEVARAPPAE from the coding sequence ATGGGGACTGTTACCACCCCTCCCGACGAGCAGGCCCGGTCGATCTTCGACGACCTCGGGTACAGCCTCGCTGGCGACGGTGCCGAATTCTCCGCCACGCGCGACTGGAAGGAGATACGAGTGCGCGCCGTCACAGACGACGTCGACGAAGCCACCCACGACGGCGGTTATCGCTGCTTCGTCACGTGGGCCGACCAAGCGCCGGCACTCGAGCGAGAACTCGAACGGCTCGACCCGCCCTGCGAGTGGGCGGTACTCGGCGTCGAGGAGGACGGTGACTACGAGGTCGCGCGCGCTCCGCCCGCCGAGTAA
- a CDS encoding DUF5816 domain-containing protein: MLTVERDDGETLYVAEDEGERGQDGPFFVVYGTPERENRWGWYCSNCESVDNAMDSMGRIKCNVCGNFRKAEEWDSAHE; the protein is encoded by the coding sequence ATGTTGACGGTCGAGCGCGACGACGGCGAGACGCTGTACGTCGCGGAGGACGAGGGCGAGCGCGGGCAGGACGGGCCGTTCTTCGTGGTCTACGGGACGCCCGAGCGCGAGAACCGCTGGGGCTGGTACTGCTCGAACTGCGAGTCCGTGGACAACGCGATGGACTCGATGGGGCGCATCAAGTGCAACGTCTGCGGGAACTTCCGGAAGGCCGAGGAGTGGGACTCGGCCCACGAGTAG
- a CDS encoding bifunctional metallophosphatase/5'-nucleotidase: MAPSIYHYSDLENVYDTPERAGRLATLLAERGDAIAAGSGDNTSPGVLSLVTDGWQAMDLYDAVDPDVATFGNHDFDYGPETTAELVSASQQTWVSANVYLDDERVAGVDPWTIVERDGVAVGFFGVLDDSTPALNPMASDLTVTDPVAAATEAETELREAGADYVVALSHLGRGDEELAAATTVDAVLGGHIASERVERLDDTLLTRPGSGGEVVLEVDLDSGDVARYVVDESPVHEGVASSLRQRMADAGLDEVVGRVEEPMERTERTLFRGESRIGNFVADAYRWAADADVGLQNSGGVRDGPALDGDVTVADLVSVVPFEEPVSVAELTGAELLDVFRAAKGGELGFAQPDWWHAHVSGAALEWHDGDGLASARVGGEPVDPDATYTVATTDYLFYSDDEFPALDERHRVDRLDVQHEVLAAYARQQGIDPRVEGRIRLHADD; this comes from the coding sequence GTGGCCCCCTCCATCTATCACTACTCGGACCTGGAGAACGTCTACGACACGCCCGAGCGAGCCGGCCGGCTCGCGACCCTGCTGGCCGAGCGCGGGGACGCCATCGCCGCCGGCAGCGGCGACAACACGTCGCCGGGCGTGCTCTCGCTCGTGACCGACGGCTGGCAGGCGATGGACCTCTACGACGCCGTCGACCCGGACGTCGCGACGTTCGGCAACCACGACTTCGACTACGGGCCGGAGACCACTGCGGAACTGGTCTCGGCGTCCCAGCAGACGTGGGTGTCGGCGAACGTCTACCTGGACGACGAGCGCGTCGCCGGCGTCGACCCGTGGACAATCGTCGAGCGCGACGGCGTCGCGGTCGGCTTCTTCGGCGTACTGGACGACTCGACCCCCGCGCTGAATCCCATGGCCAGCGACCTCACTGTCACCGACCCCGTCGCGGCCGCGACGGAGGCGGAAACCGAACTGCGCGAAGCCGGGGCGGACTACGTCGTCGCGCTCTCGCATCTCGGTCGCGGCGACGAAGAGCTCGCCGCCGCGACCACCGTCGACGCCGTGCTCGGCGGCCACATCGCCAGCGAGCGCGTCGAACGCCTCGACGACACCCTGCTCACGCGGCCCGGTTCGGGCGGCGAGGTCGTCCTCGAAGTCGACCTCGACTCCGGCGACGTGGCCCGCTACGTCGTCGACGAGTCGCCCGTCCACGAGGGCGTGGCGTCGTCGCTCCGCCAGCGGATGGCCGACGCCGGCCTCGACGAGGTGGTCGGCCGCGTCGAGGAGCCGATGGAGCGCACCGAGCGCACGCTGTTCCGGGGCGAGTCCCGCATCGGGAACTTCGTCGCCGACGCCTACCGGTGGGCCGCCGACGCCGACGTCGGCCTCCAGAACTCCGGCGGCGTCCGCGACGGCCCGGCCCTCGACGGCGACGTGACGGTCGCCGACCTCGTCAGCGTCGTGCCCTTCGAGGAGCCGGTGTCCGTCGCCGAGCTGACCGGGGCCGAACTCCTCGACGTCTTCCGCGCGGCGAAGGGCGGCGAACTCGGGTTCGCGCAGCCGGACTGGTGGCACGCCCACGTCTCCGGCGCGGCACTGGAGTGGCACGACGGCGACGGGCTGGCGTCGGCGCGCGTCGGCGGCGAGCCGGTCGATCCCGACGCCACGTACACGGTCGCGACCACCGACTACCTGTTCTACTCCGACGACGAGTTCCCGGCGCTCGACGAACGCCACCGCGTCGACCGCCTCGACGTCCAGCACGAGGTGCTCGCCGCGTACGCGCGCCAGCAGGGTATCGACCCGCGCGTCGAGGGCCGCATCCGCCTGCACGCCGACGACTGA
- a CDS encoding proteasome assembly chaperone family protein yields the protein MAKPPTADAGSFRFTHDSEPGESLLCGFSEFGLAGLTAVDYLVDHLDLEQTGYVAADDLPAITPFENGTPRHHTRLFSRPDLDVTVLVGELFVPVSAAEPFTSALADWLDASDITEVAVLSGVPIAHGPEDHRTFYVATEDYQNARLADTDIPPMGNGFLDGVKASLLERGIDSPFRAAVFSTPVHAQAPDAEAAVRLVETASDVYDLDVDTGPLEAFAAEVADHYEQLSEHLAETTEDERPDDRMFM from the coding sequence ATGGCGAAACCGCCGACAGCCGACGCGGGGTCGTTCCGATTCACGCACGACAGCGAGCCGGGGGAGAGCCTGCTGTGTGGGTTCTCCGAGTTCGGGCTCGCCGGCCTCACGGCCGTGGACTACCTCGTCGACCACCTCGACCTCGAACAGACCGGCTACGTCGCCGCCGACGACCTCCCCGCAATCACGCCGTTCGAGAACGGGACGCCGCGCCACCACACCCGGCTGTTCTCCCGCCCGGACCTCGACGTCACCGTGCTTGTCGGCGAACTGTTCGTCCCCGTCTCGGCCGCCGAGCCGTTCACGAGCGCGCTCGCCGACTGGCTCGACGCCAGCGACATCACCGAGGTCGCCGTGCTCTCCGGCGTCCCCATCGCGCACGGCCCGGAGGACCACCGGACGTTCTACGTCGCCACCGAGGACTACCAGAACGCCCGCCTCGCGGACACCGACATTCCGCCGATGGGCAACGGCTTCCTCGACGGCGTGAAAGCGAGCCTGCTCGAACGGGGCATCGACTCGCCGTTCCGCGCCGCCGTCTTCAGCACGCCCGTCCACGCGCAGGCACCGGACGCCGAGGCCGCCGTCCGGCTCGTCGAGACCGCCAGCGACGTCTACGACCTCGACGTCGACACCGGCCCGCTGGAGGCGTTCGCGGCCGAAGTCGCCGACCACTACGAACAGCTCAGCGAACACCTCGCGGAGACCACCGAAGACGAGCGTCCCGACGACCGCATGTTCATGTAG